In Hippoglossus stenolepis isolate QCI-W04-F060 chromosome 5, HSTE1.2, whole genome shotgun sequence, one genomic interval encodes:
- the ciao2a gene encoding cytosolic iron-sulfur assembly component 2A isoform X2 → MEEKALEVYDVIRSIRDPEKPNTLEELDVVTEKCVEVRELGEDEYLIIIKFSPTVPHCSLATLIGLCLQVKLQRCLPFKHKLEIYISEGTHSTEEDINKQINDKERVAAAMENPNLREIVEQCVIEPDD, encoded by the exons atggaggagaaagcGTTAGAGGTTTATG atGTGATCCGGTCGATCCGGGATCCGGAGAAGCCGAACaccctggaggagctggatgtGGTGACGGAGAAATGCGTGGAGGTCCGGGAGCTCGGAGAGGACGAGTACCTGATCATCATCAAGTTTTCCCCGACCGTCCCTCACTGCTCCCTGGCCACTCTGATCG gtttgtGCTTAcaagtgaagctgcagagatGTTTGCCTTTTAAACACAAG CTGGAAATTTACATTTCAGAAGGAACTCATTCTACCGAGGAAGATA ttaACAAACAGATCAACGATAAGGAGCGAGTGGCGGCCGCCATGGAAAACCCCAACCTGAGAGAGATTGTGGAGCAGTGTGTCATCGAACCAGACGACTGA
- the ciao2a gene encoding cytosolic iron-sulfur assembly component 2A isoform X1: MCHIWFPPPPPDVIRSIRDPEKPNTLEELDVVTEKCVEVRELGEDEYLIIIKFSPTVPHCSLATLIGLCLQVKLQRCLPFKHKLEIYISEGTHSTEEDINKQINDKERVAAAMENPNLREIVEQCVIEPDD, translated from the exons ATG TGTCACATctggttcccccccccccctccagatGTGATCCGGTCGATCCGGGATCCGGAGAAGCCGAACaccctggaggagctggatgtGGTGACGGAGAAATGCGTGGAGGTCCGGGAGCTCGGAGAGGACGAGTACCTGATCATCATCAAGTTTTCCCCGACCGTCCCTCACTGCTCCCTGGCCACTCTGATCG gtttgtGCTTAcaagtgaagctgcagagatGTTTGCCTTTTAAACACAAG CTGGAAATTTACATTTCAGAAGGAACTCATTCTACCGAGGAAGATA ttaACAAACAGATCAACGATAAGGAGCGAGTGGCGGCCGCCATGGAAAACCCCAACCTGAGAGAGATTGTGGAGCAGTGTGTCATCGAACCAGACGACTGA